The following are encoded together in the Pseudoalteromonas shioyasakiensis genome:
- the pseC gene encoding UDP-4-amino-4,6-dideoxy-N-acetyl-beta-L-altrosamine transaminase, translated as MTNKLIPYGKQSISQEDINAVIDVLKSEWLTQGPKVPAFESAIAEYCGAKHACATNSATSALHIACLALGVGIGDIVWTSPISFAASSNCALYCGASVDFVDIDLETGNMSVVALKEKLTIAKQNQRLPKVVIPVHLAGQSCDMTAINELAKEYGFKVIEDASHAIGAKYKGNPVGSCDYSDITVFSFHPVKIITSAEGGMAVTNCEALDKKMKRLRSHGITNHPDEMTEPSHGPWYYQQIELGFNYRMTELQAALGLSQLKQLDNFISVRNKIAEDFDKYFTSQGLEPLKQKSESYSSYHLYILKINFTTQQQQAQMVTRLREQGVQAHLHYIPIFLQPYYQELGFNKCDFSQSMQYYQQAMTIPLHPSLSSQDIEYIKQTVLKTHQQLI; from the coding sequence ATGACGAATAAGCTAATTCCCTACGGTAAGCAAAGTATTTCGCAAGAAGATATCAATGCTGTAATTGATGTCTTGAAATCTGAGTGGTTAACACAAGGCCCTAAAGTACCCGCGTTTGAGAGTGCCATTGCTGAATATTGCGGTGCTAAACATGCCTGTGCTACTAACAGTGCTACTTCAGCCTTACATATTGCTTGCCTTGCTTTAGGTGTAGGTATTGGTGACATCGTATGGACATCACCAATCTCCTTTGCCGCCTCGAGTAACTGCGCACTGTATTGTGGCGCAAGTGTCGATTTTGTTGATATCGACCTTGAAACAGGCAATATGTCTGTTGTTGCCCTTAAAGAAAAACTAACGATAGCCAAACAAAACCAGCGACTCCCTAAAGTTGTGATCCCAGTTCATTTAGCAGGCCAGTCATGCGATATGACAGCAATCAATGAACTTGCCAAAGAATATGGTTTTAAGGTGATTGAAGATGCCTCTCATGCTATAGGCGCCAAGTATAAAGGCAACCCTGTTGGCAGTTGTGATTACTCTGACATCACTGTTTTTAGCTTTCATCCAGTTAAGATAATCACATCTGCTGAAGGTGGCATGGCGGTTACCAACTGTGAAGCGCTTGACAAAAAGATGAAACGCTTACGTAGTCATGGCATTACAAACCACCCTGATGAAATGACGGAGCCAAGTCACGGCCCTTGGTATTATCAACAAATTGAACTTGGTTTTAACTATAGAATGACCGAATTGCAAGCTGCATTAGGGCTTAGCCAGTTAAAACAATTAGATAACTTTATTTCTGTTCGGAACAAAATAGCTGAAGATTTTGATAAGTATTTTACTAGCCAAGGGCTTGAGCCGTTGAAACAAAAGTCAGAGAGTTATAGCAGTTATCACTTATATATCTTGAAAATCAACTTTACGACCCAGCAACAACAAGCTCAGATGGTAACACGGCTAAGAGAACAAGGTGTTCAAGCTCACCTTCACTACATTCCGATTTTTTTACAGCCTTACTACCAAGAACTTGGGTTTAATAAGTGTGACTTCTCGCAAAGCATGCAGTATTACCAACAAGCAATGACAATTCCATTGCATCCATCTTTGTCATCACAAGACATTGAATATATTAAGCAGACAGTGCTCAAAACCCATCAGCAATTAATTTGA
- a CDS encoding cytidylyltransferase domain-containing protein: MKIVACSQARLDSTRLPGKVLLQVGGKSLLDYHISRVTQATKLFEHVIATSENENDNKIVAFCEQRGVIVIRGSKDNVLLRFNAVADELALDNEDRIIRLTADCPLVDGKLIDELVSSHLAQGDDYTSLNAGNLIRGFDAEIMSVAALRYAAKQATKDYEREHVTPYIYQHPELFKCGNFKALSNISSAARLCIDEPADFTMFEALVATYPDDLLCASSQDIMAFLAQHPAIAQLNLHVHQKRLGE; this comes from the coding sequence ATGAAGATTGTAGCCTGCTCACAAGCGCGACTTGATTCAACACGGTTACCTGGAAAAGTATTGCTACAGGTTGGGGGGAAGTCGTTACTTGACTACCACATCAGCCGTGTTACTCAAGCTACAAAATTGTTTGAGCATGTTATTGCGACCAGCGAGAATGAAAATGACAATAAGATAGTCGCATTTTGCGAGCAACGAGGCGTTATAGTTATTAGAGGCAGCAAAGATAATGTACTGCTTCGTTTCAACGCAGTGGCAGATGAATTAGCATTAGATAACGAGGACCGTATTATTCGTTTGACGGCTGATTGCCCATTAGTTGATGGCAAATTGATTGATGAGTTAGTTAGTAGTCACTTAGCGCAAGGTGATGACTATACAAGTCTTAATGCGGGCAATCTTATTCGTGGATTTGACGCAGAAATTATGTCAGTTGCAGCACTTAGGTATGCAGCTAAACAAGCTACTAAGGACTATGAGCGTGAGCACGTTACACCGTACATCTATCAGCATCCTGAGTTATTCAAATGTGGTAACTTTAAAGCGTTGAGTAATATCAGTAGTGCTGCGAGGTTATGTATTGATGAGCCTGCCGATTTTACAATGTTTGAAGCGCTAGTTGCTACCTACCCTGATGATCTTCTGTGTGCAAGCAGTCAAGATATAATGGCTTTTTTAGCACAGCATCCAGCTATTGCGCAGCTTAATTTACATGTACATCAAAAGCGCTTAGGTGAATAA
- a CDS encoding flagellin N-terminal helical domain-containing protein, which yields MKIQSPNTGFLNQTQQTSNKLAEQLASGKKVNSAADDAAALQIIDRLTSQQDGYSQAINNAYDGISYSQVTESNLSGVNDAVSRIRELSIQAGNGALTDNDRAALQEEVSQLQTQISETFENATFGGKPLFDGEQVSFQVGPDANTTQSVTPSDGSIASVIAGIDISTQAGAQAAIDISDQAAEEINTQRAELGAFQNTLASTIKGLGNQRENIAASQSRIEDTDYAKAVSDQVANDILSQASIALRGQANRSAESILGLL from the coding sequence ATGAAAATTCAATCACCCAATACTGGGTTTTTAAACCAAACTCAGCAAACGAGTAATAAGCTTGCTGAGCAACTAGCATCAGGTAAAAAAGTAAATTCAGCGGCAGATGATGCCGCTGCATTGCAAATTATTGATAGATTAACATCGCAGCAAGATGGCTACAGTCAAGCAATTAATAATGCGTACGATGGCATTTCTTACTCGCAAGTAACTGAGTCAAATCTATCTGGTGTAAATGATGCCGTTTCTCGCATTCGAGAGCTATCTATTCAAGCGGGTAATGGTGCGCTCACAGATAATGACAGAGCAGCATTACAAGAAGAAGTGTCGCAATTGCAAACGCAAATTTCAGAAACATTCGAAAATGCCACATTCGGTGGTAAGCCTTTATTTGATGGTGAGCAAGTGTCGTTTCAAGTTGGTCCTGATGCCAACACCACTCAATCAGTTACGCCATCTGATGGTAGTATTGCTTCAGTTATTGCGGGGATCGATATTTCTACCCAAGCAGGTGCTCAAGCTGCCATTGATATTAGCGATCAAGCAGCTGAGGAAATTAACACCCAAAGAGCTGAGCTAGGCGCTTTTCAAAATACCTTGGCGAGTACTATAAAAGGTTTAGGTAACCAGCGAGAGAACATTGCTGCGAGCCAAAGCCGAATAGAAGATACTGACTATGCAAAAGCTGTGTCTGATCAAGTAGCTAATGATATTCTATCGCAAGCATCGATTGCCTTACGTGGTCAGGCAAATCGTTCAGCCGAATCTATTTTAGGTCTGCTTTAA
- a CDS encoding LuxE/PaaK family acyltransferase, whose translation MHLSNEQLLELPIYGLNKAQKQAFLASQLSFLDNYHLQHCALYQRLQQGCEQVSPLTVPLFKEFLLTSITAEDQHRLLTSSGTQGPTSKITLDSETAQLQSRILTKALQHWLGKQRLPMLVIDAKATIQKKAGMSARAAGIQGMLFFGRDPHFALNDDMTLNIEVIEQFFEKYKDTPVFMFGFTFIVWQQFIQQLVQMGKRYSFSKGMLLHGGGWKKMQQSAVSNDVFKQQIAQSLGAISVHDYYGMVEQTGTIYIECEHGHLHAPVWSDITVVDAATAEPLGNNQAGVILLNSVLPKSYPGHRLLTEDLGVIHGEDDCACGRLGKYFSVLGRLAKSQVRGCSDTFS comes from the coding sequence ATGCACTTAAGCAATGAGCAACTCCTCGAGTTGCCAATTTATGGCTTAAACAAAGCGCAAAAGCAGGCGTTTCTTGCATCGCAATTAAGCTTTTTAGATAACTACCATCTTCAGCACTGTGCCTTGTATCAGCGCTTGCAACAAGGCTGTGAGCAAGTATCTCCTTTGACAGTACCATTATTTAAAGAGTTTTTGTTAACCAGTATTACAGCCGAGGATCAGCATCGTTTGCTAACCTCATCAGGCACGCAAGGACCTACCTCTAAAATAACGTTAGATTCTGAAACTGCGCAGTTACAAAGCCGAATTTTAACGAAAGCCTTACAGCATTGGCTAGGGAAGCAACGGCTTCCAATGCTTGTTATTGATGCAAAGGCAACCATACAAAAGAAAGCTGGTATGTCCGCCCGCGCAGCTGGTATTCAAGGCATGTTGTTTTTTGGCCGCGATCCACATTTTGCATTAAACGATGACATGACATTAAATATTGAAGTCATTGAGCAATTTTTTGAGAAGTATAAAGACACCCCAGTTTTTATGTTTGGCTTTACTTTTATTGTTTGGCAGCAGTTTATTCAACAGCTGGTGCAAATGGGGAAACGCTATTCGTTTTCAAAAGGCATGCTACTTCATGGTGGTGGCTGGAAAAAAATGCAGCAATCAGCGGTAAGCAATGATGTGTTTAAGCAGCAAATAGCTCAATCTCTTGGTGCTATTAGCGTGCATGATTATTACGGTATGGTTGAACAAACTGGTACCATTTATATTGAGTGTGAACATGGTCATTTACACGCACCTGTTTGGTCAGATATAACTGTTGTTGATGCAGCTACCGCTGAGCCGCTTGGTAACAATCAAGCGGGCGTGATTCTTCTTAATTCGGTTTTGCCAAAGAGTTACCCTGGTCATCGATTATTGACCGAGGATTTAGGAGTGATCCATGGTGAAGATGATTGTGCTTGTGGTCGCTTAGGTAAATATTTTTCAGTGCTTGGCCGTTTGGCGAAGTCACAGGTGAGGGGTTGCAGTGATACCTTTAGTTGA
- a CDS encoding AMP-binding protein codes for MHGEFWQLENKNPEAKLYYKDHCIDYNELEAQVQQAVNALPSERCLIALVAQSTLDFVIFYLAALRQSHVVLLVDAGLAENDINELLEHYQVNLLIEGNKIHSLSDYTHQLADELCLLLSTSGSTGSPKLVKLSKANLAANCASINQFLPILKDDVVMTFLPLSYSFGLSILHTHLAMGASIVFQSDSPMSADFWHNFEHYKVTSFYGVPLSYQLLNRLGLEKMPLGNVRYMAQAGGKLLARDWQLLSDYTHNNDIDFFVMYGQTEATARIAYLPAEYFSRQIGFIGKEIPGVELQLLDSEGERVEQFDSQGELCVRGGNIFGGYSETLAELGYFEDISLLHTGDIAIQSPSGLYQIVGRSKRICKIAGRRINLDELQSWLDALCQFEVVCVGSEDEIVVYSEQPIEAEVIKQLAAKLKCHSRLIQTVVLEAIPRLSNSKVDYNALKQ; via the coding sequence ATGCATGGTGAGTTTTGGCAATTAGAAAATAAAAACCCTGAGGCAAAGCTTTATTACAAAGACCATTGCATAGATTACAATGAGCTAGAAGCTCAAGTGCAGCAGGCCGTAAACGCATTGCCATCTGAGCGCTGTTTAATTGCTTTAGTCGCGCAATCAACTCTCGACTTTGTCATTTTTTACTTAGCAGCTCTTAGACAATCTCATGTTGTGTTATTAGTTGATGCAGGCCTCGCTGAAAACGACATAAATGAGCTACTAGAGCACTATCAAGTTAATCTGCTTATTGAAGGAAATAAAATTCACTCATTAAGTGATTACACACATCAATTAGCTGATGAACTATGTTTGTTACTATCAACTAGTGGTTCAACAGGCTCCCCTAAGTTGGTAAAGTTAAGTAAAGCTAATTTGGCTGCAAACTGCGCTTCAATAAATCAGTTTTTACCGATACTTAAAGATGATGTGGTAATGACCTTTTTACCGTTATCCTACTCGTTTGGTTTGTCTATTTTGCATACCCATTTAGCAATGGGAGCGAGTATTGTGTTTCAATCAGATAGCCCTATGTCGGCTGATTTTTGGCATAATTTTGAGCACTATAAGGTGACCAGCTTTTATGGTGTACCACTGAGTTATCAATTACTTAATAGATTGGGCCTTGAAAAAATGCCACTTGGCAATGTTCGTTATATGGCACAAGCTGGTGGTAAGTTACTCGCACGTGATTGGCAATTATTAAGTGATTACACGCACAACAATGACATTGATTTTTTTGTTATGTATGGTCAAACCGAAGCAACAGCGCGCATAGCCTATTTACCCGCAGAGTATTTTAGTCGTCAAATTGGTTTTATTGGTAAAGAGATCCCCGGTGTTGAGCTACAGCTTCTTGACTCAGAAGGTGAACGAGTTGAGCAGTTTGATAGCCAAGGTGAGCTGTGTGTTCGTGGTGGCAATATATTTGGCGGTTATAGTGAAACACTGGCAGAGCTGGGCTATTTCGAAGATATTTCTTTGCTCCATACCGGCGATATTGCAATACAATCGCCATCGGGTTTATATCAAATTGTCGGGCGCTCTAAGCGCATCTGTAAAATAGCTGGGCGTCGGATTAATCTTGATGAATTGCAATCGTGGCTCGACGCTTTGTGCCAATTTGAAGTGGTCTGTGTTGGTAGTGAAGATGAAATAGTTGTTTACTCAGAGCAACCTATCGAAGCGGAAGTAATAAAACAATTAGCCGCTAAGCTTAAGTGCCATAGTCGTTTAATACAAACAGTCGTGCTCGAAGCGATCCCAAGACTAAGTAACTCTAAGGTGGACTATAATGCACTTAAGCAATGA
- the pseI gene encoding pseudaminic acid synthase, giving the protein MKKFDVGQLHKSINIDGVDIGENYQPYTIAELSGNHGGDINKALELIDAAAKTGASAIKIQTYRPDTITLDHDGPEFVVKDKLWQGRTLYELYEEAHTPWHWHEALFARAKEHGITLFSSPFDKTAIDLLEDLNCPAYKIASFEITDIGLIQYAAKTGKPIIMSTGMATLAEIEEAVTAVKEAGGTQLAILHCVSGYPTPIADCNLSTLTYLHQYLDIPVGLSDHSLADTAAIASVALGGSIIEKHFKMANDTTSVDAAFSLDPNEFSRMVSAVKNTKSALGEPSFRLAKSEQDNVAFRRSLYIAEDIKEGELFTEQNLRSVRPGLGLHPRYLDELIGKPAKQALTKGTPMKLEYVTQ; this is encoded by the coding sequence ATGAAAAAATTTGATGTTGGGCAATTGCACAAGAGTATCAATATTGATGGTGTCGATATTGGTGAAAATTATCAACCTTACACGATTGCTGAACTTTCAGGAAATCACGGTGGCGATATTAATAAAGCACTTGAACTAATTGATGCAGCAGCAAAAACGGGTGCAAGTGCAATTAAAATTCAAACTTATCGTCCAGATACAATTACCCTGGATCATGATGGTCCTGAATTTGTTGTGAAAGATAAATTATGGCAGGGTCGCACTTTATATGAATTATATGAGGAAGCACATACACCTTGGCATTGGCACGAGGCATTATTTGCACGAGCTAAAGAGCATGGCATCACTTTGTTTTCTTCACCATTTGATAAAACAGCAATTGATTTACTCGAAGATTTAAATTGCCCTGCATATAAAATAGCCTCATTCGAAATTACTGATATTGGTCTGATTCAATACGCTGCTAAAACGGGTAAGCCTATCATCATGTCGACGGGGATGGCGACGCTCGCTGAGATTGAAGAAGCAGTCACTGCTGTGAAAGAAGCGGGTGGCACGCAGTTAGCTATTCTTCATTGCGTGAGTGGGTATCCTACTCCAATTGCTGATTGTAATCTTTCAACCTTGACCTATTTACATCAGTATCTAGATATACCTGTGGGTTTAAGTGATCACAGTTTGGCGGATACTGCTGCGATTGCCTCTGTTGCCTTAGGTGGCAGTATTATTGAAAAGCACTTCAAAATGGCGAACGATACAACAAGTGTCGATGCCGCTTTTTCATTAGATCCAAATGAATTTTCTCGCATGGTGTCTGCGGTTAAAAATACCAAAAGCGCACTGGGTGAGCCTAGTTTTAGACTGGCAAAAAGCGAGCAAGATAATGTTGCATTTCGTCGTTCACTTTATATTGCAGAAGATATTAAAGAGGGCGAGTTATTTACCGAACAAAACCTGCGTTCTGTGCGTCCTGGCTTGGGATTGCATCCGCGTTATTTAGACGAGTTAATTGGTAAACCTGCGAAACAAGCGTTAACGAAAGGAACACCGATGAAACTAGAGTACGTAACACAATGA
- a CDS encoding GNAT family N-acetyltransferase: protein MHIANYAVTLKRVTEQDCERVWQWRNMPHVRLQMTNQQSIPWDDHQIWFKNMLVDNCQRHFVIYYKEQPIGVINVKSDQPIENANRAEIGIYISDTHFLGNLIAFAPSLALIDYLFNELNVKELYSEVRRENTAAIRYNQQLGYQLADHPTNQALVSISLTHDDYFHATPKLKSFLNRG from the coding sequence ATGCACATCGCAAATTATGCTGTTACATTAAAGCGGGTAACCGAACAAGATTGTGAGCGTGTCTGGCAGTGGCGCAACATGCCACATGTGCGTCTGCAAATGACCAACCAACAATCTATCCCATGGGATGATCACCAAATTTGGTTTAAGAATATGTTGGTTGATAATTGCCAACGTCATTTTGTTATTTACTACAAAGAGCAGCCAATAGGCGTGATTAATGTTAAGTCAGATCAGCCGATTGAAAACGCCAACCGCGCTGAAATTGGTATTTATATCAGTGACACTCATTTTTTGGGTAATTTAATTGCCTTTGCGCCTTCGCTTGCATTGATTGATTATCTTTTTAATGAGTTAAATGTTAAAGAGTTATATTCAGAAGTAAGGCGAGAAAATACAGCGGCAATCCGCTATAATCAACAACTTGGCTACCAATTGGCAGACCACCCAACAAACCAGGCGTTAGTCAGTATTTCGTTAACTCATGACGACTATTTTCATGCAACGCCTAAACTTAAGTCATTTTTAAACCGAGGTTAA
- the pseB gene encoding UDP-N-acetylglucosamine 4,6-dehydratase (inverting) has product MFDNKTILITGGTGSFGKKYVKTLLERYKPKKIIIFSRDELKQFEMQQEFDQPCMRYFIGDVRDKDRLRRAMRGVNYVIHAAALKQVPAAEYNPMECIKTNINGAENVIDAALDNNVEKVIALSTDKAANPINLYGATKLASDKLFVAANNIAGGHKTTFSVVRYGNVVCSRGSVVPIFQKFIDQGRDHIPITHEEMTRFWISLQQGVDFVLTNFERMLGGEIFVPKIPSIRITDLAKAMAPDLPIKIIGIRPGEKLHEVMCPADLCFETYEYNDHFVIAPGIKFSSRSNDFTVNAIGEKGKKVAQGFEYNSLDNPDYMSIEEIKNFNVQALL; this is encoded by the coding sequence ATGTTCGACAATAAAACGATTTTAATCACCGGTGGTACCGGTTCATTCGGTAAAAAATACGTCAAAACACTGCTCGAACGCTATAAACCTAAAAAGATCATTATTTTTTCACGCGACGAACTCAAACAGTTTGAAATGCAACAAGAGTTTGACCAACCTTGTATGCGCTATTTCATTGGTGATGTGCGTGACAAAGACAGGCTTCGCCGTGCCATGCGCGGCGTGAACTATGTGATTCACGCAGCTGCACTAAAACAAGTTCCTGCCGCTGAATACAACCCAATGGAATGCATTAAAACCAATATTAATGGTGCCGAAAACGTCATTGATGCAGCCCTTGATAATAACGTAGAAAAAGTCATTGCACTGTCGACTGATAAAGCGGCGAATCCAATCAACTTATATGGTGCGACAAAACTTGCATCAGATAAGTTATTTGTTGCTGCTAACAATATTGCAGGCGGTCACAAAACAACATTTTCTGTAGTTAGATACGGTAATGTAGTGTGCTCGCGTGGCTCTGTAGTGCCTATTTTCCAAAAGTTTATCGATCAAGGTCGTGACCATATTCCGATTACTCATGAAGAAATGACTCGCTTTTGGATTAGCCTGCAACAAGGTGTTGATTTTGTTTTAACTAATTTTGAGCGAATGCTGGGTGGCGAAATTTTCGTTCCTAAGATCCCTTCAATTCGCATTACAGATCTTGCCAAAGCCATGGCCCCTGATTTACCAATTAAGATTATCGGTATTCGCCCAGGTGAAAAGTTACATGAGGTCATGTGCCCGGCCGACTTATGCTTTGAAACGTACGAATACAATGATCATTTTGTTATCGCACCGGGCATTAAATTTAGTAGCCGCAGTAACGACTTTACAGTTAATGCTATTGGTGAGAAGGGTAAAAAAGTAGCGCAAGGATTCGAGTATAACTCACTTGATAACCCTGATTATATGAGCATTGAAGAGATTAAAAACTTTAATGTTCAAGCTTTACTGTAA
- a CDS encoding acyl-CoA reductase encodes MIPLVDDPQVEFLFSNPANLSCLDTAFSDDVINEITAFSTFLLKAQHSNAHSALGFWCRKSNVLAMKSDFKSFAHSSPKGLIFHITPANVDTVYFYSLILSILCGNSNIVRISDRSGDEAYKLIDSLKRFLSQRPQSVLHALICIVSYPSSAEELTRYFSELCDMRVIWGGDDAIAKINQQSPVTNQICFPDRFSIAVLHLESEAEMEDAAIRFTRDYVPFSQQACSSIKAVLWHKTSKSLQALFWQSLKDKVQHSDEAFSQTAQYNRLYNFQRLLLIHQFSVENTYKSVAGLICEAAPFDLAILADHKGDGLILSFELDNFDFTTHAKLQTVSCYGLTTSELEKLSSQALRITPLGSALTFNYLWDGENLLMAFSN; translated from the coding sequence GTGATACCTTTAGTTGATGATCCTCAAGTAGAGTTTTTATTTAGTAACCCGGCTAACTTGAGCTGTTTAGACACCGCATTTAGTGATGATGTCATAAATGAAATAACTGCTTTTTCAACTTTTCTTTTAAAAGCACAGCACTCTAATGCTCATTCGGCGTTGGGCTTTTGGTGCCGTAAAAGTAACGTATTGGCAATGAAGAGCGATTTTAAAAGTTTTGCTCACTCATCACCGAAAGGGCTTATCTTTCATATTACCCCAGCAAATGTTGATACCGTTTATTTTTACAGCTTAATCCTTAGTATTCTGTGTGGTAACAGCAACATAGTGCGCATTAGTGATCGAAGTGGGGATGAAGCATATAAGCTAATTGATTCTCTAAAGCGTTTTTTAAGTCAGCGCCCTCAATCAGTATTACATGCTTTAATTTGTATTGTTTCTTATCCAAGTTCAGCTGAAGAGCTAACACGGTATTTTAGTGAACTATGCGATATGCGGGTAATTTGGGGCGGTGATGACGCAATTGCTAAAATTAACCAGCAATCACCCGTAACTAACCAGATTTGCTTTCCAGATCGCTTCTCCATTGCCGTGTTACACCTTGAAAGTGAAGCTGAAATGGAAGATGCTGCTATACGCTTTACACGTGATTATGTACCTTTCTCACAACAAGCTTGCTCTTCTATAAAAGCGGTTTTATGGCATAAAACAAGCAAATCCTTACAAGCGTTATTCTGGCAGTCTTTAAAGGATAAAGTGCAGCACAGTGACGAAGCATTTTCACAAACCGCTCAATATAATCGTTTATATAACTTTCAGCGATTATTACTGATTCATCAATTTAGTGTCGAAAACACTTATAAATCTGTTGCGGGTTTAATTTGTGAAGCTGCCCCGTTTGATTTAGCAATTTTAGCTGATCACAAAGGTGATGGGCTTATATTAAGCTTTGAACTGGACAATTTTGATTTTACAACACATGCAAAACTGCAAACAGTCTCTTGTTATGGCTTAACCACTTCAGAACTTGAAAAGTTATCTTCCCAAGCGCTTAGAATAACACCTCTCGGTTCAGCGTTAACGTTCAATTACCTATGGGATGGCGAAAATCTATTAATGGCGTTTTCAAATTAA
- a CDS encoding SDR family NAD(P)-dependent oxidoreductase, which yields MTSNSSRVLITGGSSGIGFAVAKRLLEDDSKLLLVARDEQRLQAAQQALKADYPDADVVVFVADTSIPAEIKKIFAYLQQQKCSLSGLVHCAGSMLEAPLMMVREEQIDEQYAVHLKSALMLCQSASKMMLRAKQGSLVLVSSVVAEQGSSGQVVYASMKSAMSGLVKSLAQELGTFNIRVNCVSPGVIDTPLLAHYDDEKKQQLAEKSALKRLGAASEVANLVRFLLADESRYITAQNIAVDGGLRL from the coding sequence TTGACGAGTAATAGCAGCCGAGTATTGATCACTGGTGGTAGCAGCGGTATTGGCTTTGCGGTGGCAAAGCGACTGCTAGAGGATGACTCAAAACTATTATTGGTAGCGCGGGACGAACAACGTTTACAAGCAGCGCAGCAAGCGCTTAAAGCGGATTATCCAGATGCAGATGTTGTTGTTTTTGTTGCTGACACGTCTATTCCTGCTGAAATAAAGAAAATATTTGCTTATTTGCAGCAACAAAAATGTTCATTGTCAGGGCTTGTCCATTGCGCGGGAAGTATGCTTGAAGCGCCATTGATGATGGTACGAGAAGAGCAAATTGATGAGCAATACGCTGTCCATTTAAAATCTGCACTAATGCTTTGTCAAAGCGCCAGTAAAATGATGCTTAGAGCGAAACAGGGCAGTTTAGTCCTGGTAAGCTCTGTTGTGGCTGAACAAGGAAGCAGTGGGCAAGTTGTTTATGCAAGTATGAAATCAGCGATGAGCGGATTGGTTAAAAGTCTTGCCCAAGAGCTTGGTACATTTAATATTCGTGTTAACTGTGTAAGCCCGGGCGTAATAGACACTCCTTTGCTTGCTCACTACGATGATGAAAAAAAGCAGCAACTAGCTGAAAAGTCAGCACTAAAACGCTTAGGCGCGGCAAGCGAAGTCGCTAATTTAGTTCGTTTTTTATTAGCTGATGAAAGTCGCTATATTACAGCACAAAATATCGCTGTTGATGGTGGTTTAAGGTTGTAA
- a CDS encoding acyl carrier protein: MSLNKLTDAFVSVLEIEQDEVCDQLSYSEHPKWDSMSHMMLVAELEAQFDIMLDTDDIIDMSSFLKAKQILSKYGVSFDE; this comes from the coding sequence GTGTCACTTAATAAACTGACAGATGCGTTTGTTAGCGTATTAGAAATCGAACAAGACGAAGTATGTGACCAGTTAAGCTATTCAGAGCATCCCAAATGGGACTCTATGAGCCATATGATGCTGGTGGCAGAATTAGAAGCGCAATTTGATATTATGCTTGATACGGATGATATTATTGATATGAGTTCGTTTTTAAAAGCCAAACAAATTCTATCAAAATATGGGGTGTCATTTGACGAGTAA